The Molothrus ater isolate BHLD 08-10-18 breed brown headed cowbird chromosome 9, BPBGC_Mater_1.1, whole genome shotgun sequence genome includes a region encoding these proteins:
- the JUN gene encoding transcription factor Jun: MSAKMEPTFYEDALSAGFAPPESGGYGYNNAKVLKQNMTLNLSDPSSNLKPHLRNKNADILTSPDVGLLKLASPELERLIIQSSNGLITTTPTPTQFLCPKNVTDEQEGFAEGFVRALAELHNQNTLPSVTSAAQPVSSGMAPVSSMAGSTSFNTSLHSEPPVYANLSNFNPNALSSAPNYNANSMGYAPQHHINPQMPVQHPRLQALKEEPQTVPEMPGETPPLSPIDMESQERIKAERKRMRNRIAASKCRKRKLERIARLEEKVKTLKAQNSELASTANMLREQVAQLKQKVMNHVNSGCQLMLTQQLQTF; encoded by the coding sequence ATGAGTGCAAAGATGGAGCCTACTTTCTACGAGGATGCGCTGAGCGCCGGCTTCGCGCCGCCGGAGAGCGGCGGGTACGGATACAATAACGCCAAGGTGCTGAAGCAGAACATGACGCTGAACCTGTCCGACCCCTCCAGCAACCTGAAGCCGCACCTGAGGAACAAGAACGCCGACATCCTCACCTCGCCCGACGTGGGGCTCCTCAAACTGGCCTCGCCCGAGCTGGAGCGGCTCATCATCCAGTCCAGCAACGGGCTGATCACCACCACGCCGACCCCGACGCAGTTCCTGTGCCCCAAGAATGTCACCGACGAGCAGGAGGGGTTCGCCGAGGGCTTCGTGAGAGCTTTGGCGGAGCTGCACAACCAGAACACGCTGCCCAGCGTCACCTCGGCCGCCCAACCTGTCAGCAGCGGGATGGCACCTGTGTCCTCCATGGCCGGCAGCACCAGCTTCAACACCAGTTTGCACAGCGAGCCCCCGGTGTACGCCAACCTCAGCAACTTCAACCCCAACGCGCTCAGCTCCGCGCCCAACTACAACGCCAACAGCATGGGATACGCGCCCCAGCATCACATAAACCCCCAGATGCCCGTGCAGCATCCCCGGCTCCAGGCTCTGAAAGAGGAGCCGCAGACTGTACCTGAAATGCCGGGGGAAACTCCTCCCCTGTCCCCCATTGACATGGAGTCACAGGAGAGAATCAAAGCCGAGAGAAAGCGCATGAGGAACAGAATCGCGGCGTCCAAATGCCGGAAAAGGAAGTTGGAAAGGATTGCCCGATtggaagaaaaagtgaaaacttTGAAAGCCCAGAACTCAGAGCTGGCATCCACTGCCAACATGCTCAGAGAACAGGTTGCACAGCTTAAGCAGAAGGTCATGAACCACGTCAACAGCGGGTGCCAGCTCATGCTCACACAGCAGTTGCAGACGTTTTGA